In the Coturnix japonica isolate 7356 chromosome 6, Coturnix japonica 2.1, whole genome shotgun sequence genome, one interval contains:
- the ZDHHC16 gene encoding palmitoyltransferase ZDHHC16 isoform X3 yields the protein MFSVAREPAKNPPPIGSQRRGRDVSGIPIGSLLTSGSGGVARPAGSRSAAPRAGPARCAQCAGAGRRALPGAVRAAGTGHGGGRRGAGGRFGAAGMRSRQRMFAAVMRLLLKCLRLGRRRRFKLVRQAGQLWHYGHLCLRSLLYNSFTNGDVVLDSLFEPIYWLVDHVTRWFGVVFVALVIGLTSSIVAIVYICLLPLILQTYTPAWICWHLAYGHWNLIMIVFHYYKAITTSPGYPPQAKNDLTGVSICRKCIAPKPARTHHCSICNRCVLKMDHHCPWLNNCVGHYNHRYFFSFCLFMTMGCIYCSISGWDMFRDAYAAIERMKLLEKERLQVAANQTYYQTPPPTFSFRQRAFHKSVVYLWVLCSSVALALGALTVWHAALITRGETSIERHINKKERQRLQKKGKVFRNPYSYGSWDNWKVFLGVDVPRHWLTRVLLPSPHLPHGTGLSWELPPCMTKQRTPLLAI from the exons ATGTTCAGCGTCGCGCGTGAGCCCGCAAAGAACCCTCCTCCTATTGGCTCTCAGCGACGGGGCCGCGATGTAAGCGGCATACCTATTGGTTCTCTTTTAACCTCAGGGAGCGGCGGTGTCGCGCGGCCCGCTGGGAGTCGTAGTGCGGCGCCTCGTGCCGGCCCTGCCCGCTGTGCTCAGTGCGCaggcgcggggcggcgggcgctGCCCGGTGCCGTGAGGGCGGCGGGAACCGGGCatggcggcgggcggcggggagcgggcgGCAG GTTCGGAGCAGCAGGGATGAGGAGCCGGCAGCGGATGTTTGCGGCGGTGATGCGCCTGCTCCTCAAGTGCCTGCGGCTGGGCCGGCGGCGGCGCTTTAAGCTGGTTCGGCAGGCAGGGCAGCTGTGGCACTATGGGCACCTCTGCCTCCGCTCCCTGCTCTACAATTCCTTCACCAACGGCGACGTGGTGCTCGACTCCCTCTTTGAGCCCATCTACTGGCTGGTGGACCACGTCACCCGCTGGTTTGGTGTG GTGTTTGTGGCACTGGTGATAGGCTTGACAAGCTCCATTGTGGCCATCGTATACATCTGCCTGCTGCCCCTCATCCTGCAGACATACACACCTGCGTGGATCTGCTGGCATCTTGCTTACGGACACTGGAACCTCATCATGATAGTCTTCCACTATTACAAGGCCATCACCACTTCTCCTGGGTACCCACCGCAG GCCAAGAACGACCTCACTGGCGTCTCCATCTGCAGGAAATGCATTGCCCCCAAGCCGGCTCGCACCCACCACTGCAGCATCTGCAACAG gTGTGTGCTGAAGATGGACCACCACTGCC CCTGGCTCAACAACTGTGTTGGGCACTACAACCACCGCTActtcttctccttctgcctCTTCATGACCATGGGCTGCATCTACTGCAGCATCAGTGGCTGGGACATGTTCCGGGATGCATATGCAGCTATTGAG AGAATGAAACTGCTTGAGAAGGAGAGACTGCAGGTGGCCGCCAACCAG ACGTATTACCAGACCCCACCACCCACCTTCTCCTTCCGCCAGCGAGCTTTCCACAAAAGTGTGGTCTACCTCTGGGTCCTGTGCAG CTCAGTAGCATTGGCCCTGGGTGCCCTCACAGTGTGGCATGCTGCCCTCATCACCCGTGGGGAAACCAGCATTGAGAGGCACATCAATAAGAAGGAGAGGCAGCGCCTGCAGAAGAAAGGCAAG GTGTTCAGAAACCCCTACAGTTACGGCAGCTGGGATAACTGGAAGGTGTTTCTGGGAGTGGACGTGCCAAG GCACTGGCTCACCCGTGTCCTGCTGCCCTCTCCTCACTTGCCCCATGGAACAGgcctgagctgggagctgcctccCTGCATGACCAAGCAGCGCACACCACTCCTGGCCATCTGA
- the ZDHHC16 gene encoding palmitoyltransferase ZDHHC16 isoform X2: MFSVAREPAKNPPPIGSQRRGRDVSGIPIGSLLTSGSGGVARPAGSRSAAPRAGPARCAQCAGAGRRALPGAVRAAGTGHGGGRRGAGGRFGAAGMRSRQRMFAAVMRLLLKCLRLGRRRRFKLVRQAGQLWHYGHLCLRSLLYNSFTNGDVVLDSLFEPIYWLVDHVTRWFGVVFVALVIGLTSSIVAIVYICLLPLILQTYTPAWICWHLAYGHWNLIMIVFHYYKAITTSPGYPPQVRLSLGTNEQHSLLQLGTRYQAKNDLTGVSICRKCIAPKPARTHHCSICNRCVLKMDHHCPWLNNCVGHYNHRYFFSFCLFMTMGCIYCSISGWDMFRDAYAAIETYYQTPPPTFSFRQRAFHKSVVYLWVLCSSVALALGALTVWHAALITRGETSIERHINKKERQRLQKKGKVFRNPYSYGSWDNWKVFLGVDVPRHWLTRVLLPSPHLPHGTGLSWELPPCMTKQRTPLLAI; encoded by the exons ATGTTCAGCGTCGCGCGTGAGCCCGCAAAGAACCCTCCTCCTATTGGCTCTCAGCGACGGGGCCGCGATGTAAGCGGCATACCTATTGGTTCTCTTTTAACCTCAGGGAGCGGCGGTGTCGCGCGGCCCGCTGGGAGTCGTAGTGCGGCGCCTCGTGCCGGCCCTGCCCGCTGTGCTCAGTGCGCaggcgcggggcggcgggcgctGCCCGGTGCCGTGAGGGCGGCGGGAACCGGGCatggcggcgggcggcggggagcgggcgGCAG GTTCGGAGCAGCAGGGATGAGGAGCCGGCAGCGGATGTTTGCGGCGGTGATGCGCCTGCTCCTCAAGTGCCTGCGGCTGGGCCGGCGGCGGCGCTTTAAGCTGGTTCGGCAGGCAGGGCAGCTGTGGCACTATGGGCACCTCTGCCTCCGCTCCCTGCTCTACAATTCCTTCACCAACGGCGACGTGGTGCTCGACTCCCTCTTTGAGCCCATCTACTGGCTGGTGGACCACGTCACCCGCTGGTTTGGTGTG GTGTTTGTGGCACTGGTGATAGGCTTGACAAGCTCCATTGTGGCCATCGTATACATCTGCCTGCTGCCCCTCATCCTGCAGACATACACACCTGCGTGGATCTGCTGGCATCTTGCTTACGGACACTGGAACCTCATCATGATAGTCTTCCACTATTACAAGGCCATCACCACTTCTCCTGGGTACCCACCGCAGGTGAGGCTGAGCCTGGGCACcaatgagcagcacagcctcttGCAGCTGGGCACTAGGTAC CAGGCCAAGAACGACCTCACTGGCGTCTCCATCTGCAGGAAATGCATTGCCCCCAAGCCGGCTCGCACCCACCACTGCAGCATCTGCAACAG gTGTGTGCTGAAGATGGACCACCACTGCC CCTGGCTCAACAACTGTGTTGGGCACTACAACCACCGCTActtcttctccttctgcctCTTCATGACCATGGGCTGCATCTACTGCAGCATCAGTGGCTGGGACATGTTCCGGGATGCATATGCAGCTATTGAG ACGTATTACCAGACCCCACCACCCACCTTCTCCTTCCGCCAGCGAGCTTTCCACAAAAGTGTGGTCTACCTCTGGGTCCTGTGCAG CTCAGTAGCATTGGCCCTGGGTGCCCTCACAGTGTGGCATGCTGCCCTCATCACCCGTGGGGAAACCAGCATTGAGAGGCACATCAATAAGAAGGAGAGGCAGCGCCTGCAGAAGAAAGGCAAG GTGTTCAGAAACCCCTACAGTTACGGCAGCTGGGATAACTGGAAGGTGTTTCTGGGAGTGGACGTGCCAAG GCACTGGCTCACCCGTGTCCTGCTGCCCTCTCCTCACTTGCCCCATGGAACAGgcctgagctgggagctgcctccCTGCATGACCAAGCAGCGCACACCACTCCTGGCCATCTGA
- the ZDHHC16 gene encoding palmitoyltransferase ZDHHC16 isoform X10: MFSVAREPAKNPPPIGSQRRGRDVSGIPIGSLLTSGSGGVARPAGSRSAAPRAGPARCAQCAGAGRRALPGAVRAAGTGHGGGRRGAGGRFGAAGMRSRQRMFAAVMRLLLKCLRLGRRRRFKLVRQAGQLWHYGHLCLRSLLYNSFTNGDVVLDSLFEPIYWLVDHVTRWFGVVFVALVIGLTSSIVAIVYICLLPLILQTYTPAWICWHLAYGHWNLIMIVFHYYKAITTSPGYPPQAKNDLTGVSICRKCIAPKPARTHHCSICNRRITRPHHPPSPSASELSTKVWSTSGSCAVWHAALITRGETSIERHINKKERQRLQKKGKVFRNPYSYGSWDNWKVFLGVDVPRHWLTRVLLPSPHLPHGTGLSWELPPCMTKQRTPLLAI; encoded by the exons ATGTTCAGCGTCGCGCGTGAGCCCGCAAAGAACCCTCCTCCTATTGGCTCTCAGCGACGGGGCCGCGATGTAAGCGGCATACCTATTGGTTCTCTTTTAACCTCAGGGAGCGGCGGTGTCGCGCGGCCCGCTGGGAGTCGTAGTGCGGCGCCTCGTGCCGGCCCTGCCCGCTGTGCTCAGTGCGCaggcgcggggcggcgggcgctGCCCGGTGCCGTGAGGGCGGCGGGAACCGGGCatggcggcgggcggcggggagcgggcgGCAG GTTCGGAGCAGCAGGGATGAGGAGCCGGCAGCGGATGTTTGCGGCGGTGATGCGCCTGCTCCTCAAGTGCCTGCGGCTGGGCCGGCGGCGGCGCTTTAAGCTGGTTCGGCAGGCAGGGCAGCTGTGGCACTATGGGCACCTCTGCCTCCGCTCCCTGCTCTACAATTCCTTCACCAACGGCGACGTGGTGCTCGACTCCCTCTTTGAGCCCATCTACTGGCTGGTGGACCACGTCACCCGCTGGTTTGGTGTG GTGTTTGTGGCACTGGTGATAGGCTTGACAAGCTCCATTGTGGCCATCGTATACATCTGCCTGCTGCCCCTCATCCTGCAGACATACACACCTGCGTGGATCTGCTGGCATCTTGCTTACGGACACTGGAACCTCATCATGATAGTCTTCCACTATTACAAGGCCATCACCACTTCTCCTGGGTACCCACCGCAG GCCAAGAACGACCTCACTGGCGTCTCCATCTGCAGGAAATGCATTGCCCCCAAGCCGGCTCGCACCCACCACTGCAGCATCTGCAACAG ACGTATTACCAGACCCCACCACCCACCTTCTCCTTCCGCCAGCGAGCTTTCCACAAAAGTGTGGTCTACCTCTGGGTCCTGTGCAG TGTGGCATGCTGCCCTCATCACCCGTGGGGAAACCAGCATTGAGAGGCACATCAATAAGAAGGAGAGGCAGCGCCTGCAGAAGAAAGGCAAG GTGTTCAGAAACCCCTACAGTTACGGCAGCTGGGATAACTGGAAGGTGTTTCTGGGAGTGGACGTGCCAAG GCACTGGCTCACCCGTGTCCTGCTGCCCTCTCCTCACTTGCCCCATGGAACAGgcctgagctgggagctgcctccCTGCATGACCAAGCAGCGCACACCACTCCTGGCCATCTGA
- the ZDHHC16 gene encoding palmitoyltransferase ZDHHC16 isoform X7, translated as MFSVAREPAKNPPPIGSQRRGRDVSGIPIGSLLTSGSGGVARPAGSRSAAPRAGPARCAQCAGAGRRALPGAVRAAGTGHGGGRRGAGGRFGAAGMRSRQRMFAAVMRLLLKCLRLGRRRRFKLVRQAGQLWHYGHLCLRSLLYNSFTNGDVVLDSLFEPIYWLVDHVTRWFGVVFVALVIGLTSSIVAIVYICLLPLILQTYTPAWICWHLAYGHWNLIMIVFHYYKAITTSPGYPPQVRLSLGTNEQHSLLQLGTRYQAKNDLTGVSICRKCIAPKPARTHHCSICNRCVLKMDHHCPWLNNCVGHYNHRYFFSFCLFMTMGCIYCSISGWDMFRDAYAAIETYYQTPPPTFSFRQRAFHKSVVYLWVLCRHWLTRVLLPSPHLPHGTGLSWELPPCMTKQRTPLLAI; from the exons ATGTTCAGCGTCGCGCGTGAGCCCGCAAAGAACCCTCCTCCTATTGGCTCTCAGCGACGGGGCCGCGATGTAAGCGGCATACCTATTGGTTCTCTTTTAACCTCAGGGAGCGGCGGTGTCGCGCGGCCCGCTGGGAGTCGTAGTGCGGCGCCTCGTGCCGGCCCTGCCCGCTGTGCTCAGTGCGCaggcgcggggcggcgggcgctGCCCGGTGCCGTGAGGGCGGCGGGAACCGGGCatggcggcgggcggcggggagcgggcgGCAG GTTCGGAGCAGCAGGGATGAGGAGCCGGCAGCGGATGTTTGCGGCGGTGATGCGCCTGCTCCTCAAGTGCCTGCGGCTGGGCCGGCGGCGGCGCTTTAAGCTGGTTCGGCAGGCAGGGCAGCTGTGGCACTATGGGCACCTCTGCCTCCGCTCCCTGCTCTACAATTCCTTCACCAACGGCGACGTGGTGCTCGACTCCCTCTTTGAGCCCATCTACTGGCTGGTGGACCACGTCACCCGCTGGTTTGGTGTG GTGTTTGTGGCACTGGTGATAGGCTTGACAAGCTCCATTGTGGCCATCGTATACATCTGCCTGCTGCCCCTCATCCTGCAGACATACACACCTGCGTGGATCTGCTGGCATCTTGCTTACGGACACTGGAACCTCATCATGATAGTCTTCCACTATTACAAGGCCATCACCACTTCTCCTGGGTACCCACCGCAGGTGAGGCTGAGCCTGGGCACcaatgagcagcacagcctcttGCAGCTGGGCACTAGGTAC CAGGCCAAGAACGACCTCACTGGCGTCTCCATCTGCAGGAAATGCATTGCCCCCAAGCCGGCTCGCACCCACCACTGCAGCATCTGCAACAG gTGTGTGCTGAAGATGGACCACCACTGCC CCTGGCTCAACAACTGTGTTGGGCACTACAACCACCGCTActtcttctccttctgcctCTTCATGACCATGGGCTGCATCTACTGCAGCATCAGTGGCTGGGACATGTTCCGGGATGCATATGCAGCTATTGAG ACGTATTACCAGACCCCACCACCCACCTTCTCCTTCCGCCAGCGAGCTTTCCACAAAAGTGTGGTCTACCTCTGGGTCCTGTGCAG GCACTGGCTCACCCGTGTCCTGCTGCCCTCTCCTCACTTGCCCCATGGAACAGgcctgagctgggagctgcctccCTGCATGACCAAGCAGCGCACACCACTCCTGGCCATCTGA
- the ZDHHC16 gene encoding palmitoyltransferase ZDHHC16 isoform X6 produces the protein MFSVAREPAKNPPPIGSQRRGRDVSGIPIGSLLTSGSGGVARPAGSRSAAPRAGPARCAQCAGAGRRALPGAVRAAGTGHGGGRRGAGGRFGAAGMRSRQRMFAAVMRLLLKCLRLGRRRRFKLVRQAGQLWHYGHLCLRSLLYNSFTNGDVVLDSLFEPIYWLVDHVTRWFGVVFVALVIGLTSSIVAIVYICLLPLILQTYTPAWICWHLAYGHWNLIMIVFHYYKAITTSPGYPPQVRLSLGTNEQHSLLQLGTRYQAKNDLTGVSICRKCIAPKPARTHHCSICNRCVLKMDHHCPWLNNCVGHYNHRYFFSFCLFMTMGCIYCSISGWDMFRDAYAAIERMKLLEKERLQVAANQTYYQTPPPTFSFRQRAFHKSVVYLWVLCRHWLTRVLLPSPHLPHGTGLSWELPPCMTKQRTPLLAI, from the exons ATGTTCAGCGTCGCGCGTGAGCCCGCAAAGAACCCTCCTCCTATTGGCTCTCAGCGACGGGGCCGCGATGTAAGCGGCATACCTATTGGTTCTCTTTTAACCTCAGGGAGCGGCGGTGTCGCGCGGCCCGCTGGGAGTCGTAGTGCGGCGCCTCGTGCCGGCCCTGCCCGCTGTGCTCAGTGCGCaggcgcggggcggcgggcgctGCCCGGTGCCGTGAGGGCGGCGGGAACCGGGCatggcggcgggcggcggggagcgggcgGCAG GTTCGGAGCAGCAGGGATGAGGAGCCGGCAGCGGATGTTTGCGGCGGTGATGCGCCTGCTCCTCAAGTGCCTGCGGCTGGGCCGGCGGCGGCGCTTTAAGCTGGTTCGGCAGGCAGGGCAGCTGTGGCACTATGGGCACCTCTGCCTCCGCTCCCTGCTCTACAATTCCTTCACCAACGGCGACGTGGTGCTCGACTCCCTCTTTGAGCCCATCTACTGGCTGGTGGACCACGTCACCCGCTGGTTTGGTGTG GTGTTTGTGGCACTGGTGATAGGCTTGACAAGCTCCATTGTGGCCATCGTATACATCTGCCTGCTGCCCCTCATCCTGCAGACATACACACCTGCGTGGATCTGCTGGCATCTTGCTTACGGACACTGGAACCTCATCATGATAGTCTTCCACTATTACAAGGCCATCACCACTTCTCCTGGGTACCCACCGCAGGTGAGGCTGAGCCTGGGCACcaatgagcagcacagcctcttGCAGCTGGGCACTAGGTAC CAGGCCAAGAACGACCTCACTGGCGTCTCCATCTGCAGGAAATGCATTGCCCCCAAGCCGGCTCGCACCCACCACTGCAGCATCTGCAACAG gTGTGTGCTGAAGATGGACCACCACTGCC CCTGGCTCAACAACTGTGTTGGGCACTACAACCACCGCTActtcttctccttctgcctCTTCATGACCATGGGCTGCATCTACTGCAGCATCAGTGGCTGGGACATGTTCCGGGATGCATATGCAGCTATTGAG AGAATGAAACTGCTTGAGAAGGAGAGACTGCAGGTGGCCGCCAACCAG ACGTATTACCAGACCCCACCACCCACCTTCTCCTTCCGCCAGCGAGCTTTCCACAAAAGTGTGGTCTACCTCTGGGTCCTGTGCAG GCACTGGCTCACCCGTGTCCTGCTGCCCTCTCCTCACTTGCCCCATGGAACAGgcctgagctgggagctgcctccCTGCATGACCAAGCAGCGCACACCACTCCTGGCCATCTGA
- the ZDHHC16 gene encoding palmitoyltransferase ZDHHC16 isoform X8: protein MFSVAREPAKNPPPIGSQRRGRDVSGIPIGSLLTSGSGGVARPAGSRSAAPRAGPARCAQCAGAGRRALPGAVRAAGTGHGGGRRGAGGRFGAAGMRSRQRMFAAVMRLLLKCLRLGRRRRFKLVRQAGQLWHYGHLCLRSLLYNSFTNGDVVLDSLFEPIYWLVDHVTRWFGVVFVALVIGLTSSIVAIVYICLLPLILQTYTPAWICWHLAYGHWNLIMIVFHYYKAITTSPGYPPQVRLSLGTNEQHSLLQLGTRYQAKNDLTGVSICRKCIAPKPARTHHCSICNRRITRPHHPPSPSASELSTKVWSTSGSCAVWHAALITRGETSIERHINKKERQRLQKKGKVFRNPYSYGSWDNWKVFLGVDVPRHWLTRVLLPSPHLPHGTGLSWELPPCMTKQRTPLLAI from the exons ATGTTCAGCGTCGCGCGTGAGCCCGCAAAGAACCCTCCTCCTATTGGCTCTCAGCGACGGGGCCGCGATGTAAGCGGCATACCTATTGGTTCTCTTTTAACCTCAGGGAGCGGCGGTGTCGCGCGGCCCGCTGGGAGTCGTAGTGCGGCGCCTCGTGCCGGCCCTGCCCGCTGTGCTCAGTGCGCaggcgcggggcggcgggcgctGCCCGGTGCCGTGAGGGCGGCGGGAACCGGGCatggcggcgggcggcggggagcgggcgGCAG GTTCGGAGCAGCAGGGATGAGGAGCCGGCAGCGGATGTTTGCGGCGGTGATGCGCCTGCTCCTCAAGTGCCTGCGGCTGGGCCGGCGGCGGCGCTTTAAGCTGGTTCGGCAGGCAGGGCAGCTGTGGCACTATGGGCACCTCTGCCTCCGCTCCCTGCTCTACAATTCCTTCACCAACGGCGACGTGGTGCTCGACTCCCTCTTTGAGCCCATCTACTGGCTGGTGGACCACGTCACCCGCTGGTTTGGTGTG GTGTTTGTGGCACTGGTGATAGGCTTGACAAGCTCCATTGTGGCCATCGTATACATCTGCCTGCTGCCCCTCATCCTGCAGACATACACACCTGCGTGGATCTGCTGGCATCTTGCTTACGGACACTGGAACCTCATCATGATAGTCTTCCACTATTACAAGGCCATCACCACTTCTCCTGGGTACCCACCGCAGGTGAGGCTGAGCCTGGGCACcaatgagcagcacagcctcttGCAGCTGGGCACTAGGTAC CAGGCCAAGAACGACCTCACTGGCGTCTCCATCTGCAGGAAATGCATTGCCCCCAAGCCGGCTCGCACCCACCACTGCAGCATCTGCAACAG ACGTATTACCAGACCCCACCACCCACCTTCTCCTTCCGCCAGCGAGCTTTCCACAAAAGTGTGGTCTACCTCTGGGTCCTGTGCAG TGTGGCATGCTGCCCTCATCACCCGTGGGGAAACCAGCATTGAGAGGCACATCAATAAGAAGGAGAGGCAGCGCCTGCAGAAGAAAGGCAAG GTGTTCAGAAACCCCTACAGTTACGGCAGCTGGGATAACTGGAAGGTGTTTCTGGGAGTGGACGTGCCAAG GCACTGGCTCACCCGTGTCCTGCTGCCCTCTCCTCACTTGCCCCATGGAACAGgcctgagctgggagctgcctccCTGCATGACCAAGCAGCGCACACCACTCCTGGCCATCTGA
- the ZDHHC16 gene encoding palmitoyltransferase ZDHHC16 isoform X1 produces the protein MFSVAREPAKNPPPIGSQRRGRDVSGIPIGSLLTSGSGGVARPAGSRSAAPRAGPARCAQCAGAGRRALPGAVRAAGTGHGGGRRGAGGRFGAAGMRSRQRMFAAVMRLLLKCLRLGRRRRFKLVRQAGQLWHYGHLCLRSLLYNSFTNGDVVLDSLFEPIYWLVDHVTRWFGVVFVALVIGLTSSIVAIVYICLLPLILQTYTPAWICWHLAYGHWNLIMIVFHYYKAITTSPGYPPQVRLSLGTNEQHSLLQLGTRYQAKNDLTGVSICRKCIAPKPARTHHCSICNRCVLKMDHHCPWLNNCVGHYNHRYFFSFCLFMTMGCIYCSISGWDMFRDAYAAIERMKLLEKERLQVAANQTYYQTPPPTFSFRQRAFHKSVVYLWVLCSSVALALGALTVWHAALITRGETSIERHINKKERQRLQKKGKVFRNPYSYGSWDNWKVFLGVDVPRHWLTRVLLPSPHLPHGTGLSWELPPCMTKQRTPLLAI, from the exons ATGTTCAGCGTCGCGCGTGAGCCCGCAAAGAACCCTCCTCCTATTGGCTCTCAGCGACGGGGCCGCGATGTAAGCGGCATACCTATTGGTTCTCTTTTAACCTCAGGGAGCGGCGGTGTCGCGCGGCCCGCTGGGAGTCGTAGTGCGGCGCCTCGTGCCGGCCCTGCCCGCTGTGCTCAGTGCGCaggcgcggggcggcgggcgctGCCCGGTGCCGTGAGGGCGGCGGGAACCGGGCatggcggcgggcggcggggagcgggcgGCAG GTTCGGAGCAGCAGGGATGAGGAGCCGGCAGCGGATGTTTGCGGCGGTGATGCGCCTGCTCCTCAAGTGCCTGCGGCTGGGCCGGCGGCGGCGCTTTAAGCTGGTTCGGCAGGCAGGGCAGCTGTGGCACTATGGGCACCTCTGCCTCCGCTCCCTGCTCTACAATTCCTTCACCAACGGCGACGTGGTGCTCGACTCCCTCTTTGAGCCCATCTACTGGCTGGTGGACCACGTCACCCGCTGGTTTGGTGTG GTGTTTGTGGCACTGGTGATAGGCTTGACAAGCTCCATTGTGGCCATCGTATACATCTGCCTGCTGCCCCTCATCCTGCAGACATACACACCTGCGTGGATCTGCTGGCATCTTGCTTACGGACACTGGAACCTCATCATGATAGTCTTCCACTATTACAAGGCCATCACCACTTCTCCTGGGTACCCACCGCAGGTGAGGCTGAGCCTGGGCACcaatgagcagcacagcctcttGCAGCTGGGCACTAGGTAC CAGGCCAAGAACGACCTCACTGGCGTCTCCATCTGCAGGAAATGCATTGCCCCCAAGCCGGCTCGCACCCACCACTGCAGCATCTGCAACAG gTGTGTGCTGAAGATGGACCACCACTGCC CCTGGCTCAACAACTGTGTTGGGCACTACAACCACCGCTActtcttctccttctgcctCTTCATGACCATGGGCTGCATCTACTGCAGCATCAGTGGCTGGGACATGTTCCGGGATGCATATGCAGCTATTGAG AGAATGAAACTGCTTGAGAAGGAGAGACTGCAGGTGGCCGCCAACCAG ACGTATTACCAGACCCCACCACCCACCTTCTCCTTCCGCCAGCGAGCTTTCCACAAAAGTGTGGTCTACCTCTGGGTCCTGTGCAG CTCAGTAGCATTGGCCCTGGGTGCCCTCACAGTGTGGCATGCTGCCCTCATCACCCGTGGGGAAACCAGCATTGAGAGGCACATCAATAAGAAGGAGAGGCAGCGCCTGCAGAAGAAAGGCAAG GTGTTCAGAAACCCCTACAGTTACGGCAGCTGGGATAACTGGAAGGTGTTTCTGGGAGTGGACGTGCCAAG GCACTGGCTCACCCGTGTCCTGCTGCCCTCTCCTCACTTGCCCCATGGAACAGgcctgagctgggagctgcctccCTGCATGACCAAGCAGCGCACACCACTCCTGGCCATCTGA
- the ZDHHC16 gene encoding palmitoyltransferase ZDHHC16 isoform X4, whose protein sequence is MFSVAREPAKNPPPIGSQRRGRDVSGIPIGSLLTSGSGGVARPAGSRSAAPRAGPARCAQCAGAGRRALPGAVRAAGTGHGGGRRGAGGRFGAAGMRSRQRMFAAVMRLLLKCLRLGRRRRFKLVRQAGQLWHYGHLCLRSLLYNSFTNGDVVLDSLFEPIYWLVDHVTRWFGVVFVALVIGLTSSIVAIVYICLLPLILQTYTPAWICWHLAYGHWNLIMIVFHYYKAITTSPGYPPQAKNDLTGVSICRKCIAPKPARTHHCSICNRCVLKMDHHCPWLNNCVGHYNHRYFFSFCLFMTMGCIYCSISGWDMFRDAYAAIETYYQTPPPTFSFRQRAFHKSVVYLWVLCSSVALALGALTVWHAALITRGETSIERHINKKERQRLQKKGKVFRNPYSYGSWDNWKVFLGVDVPRHWLTRVLLPSPHLPHGTGLSWELPPCMTKQRTPLLAI, encoded by the exons ATGTTCAGCGTCGCGCGTGAGCCCGCAAAGAACCCTCCTCCTATTGGCTCTCAGCGACGGGGCCGCGATGTAAGCGGCATACCTATTGGTTCTCTTTTAACCTCAGGGAGCGGCGGTGTCGCGCGGCCCGCTGGGAGTCGTAGTGCGGCGCCTCGTGCCGGCCCTGCCCGCTGTGCTCAGTGCGCaggcgcggggcggcgggcgctGCCCGGTGCCGTGAGGGCGGCGGGAACCGGGCatggcggcgggcggcggggagcgggcgGCAG GTTCGGAGCAGCAGGGATGAGGAGCCGGCAGCGGATGTTTGCGGCGGTGATGCGCCTGCTCCTCAAGTGCCTGCGGCTGGGCCGGCGGCGGCGCTTTAAGCTGGTTCGGCAGGCAGGGCAGCTGTGGCACTATGGGCACCTCTGCCTCCGCTCCCTGCTCTACAATTCCTTCACCAACGGCGACGTGGTGCTCGACTCCCTCTTTGAGCCCATCTACTGGCTGGTGGACCACGTCACCCGCTGGTTTGGTGTG GTGTTTGTGGCACTGGTGATAGGCTTGACAAGCTCCATTGTGGCCATCGTATACATCTGCCTGCTGCCCCTCATCCTGCAGACATACACACCTGCGTGGATCTGCTGGCATCTTGCTTACGGACACTGGAACCTCATCATGATAGTCTTCCACTATTACAAGGCCATCACCACTTCTCCTGGGTACCCACCGCAG GCCAAGAACGACCTCACTGGCGTCTCCATCTGCAGGAAATGCATTGCCCCCAAGCCGGCTCGCACCCACCACTGCAGCATCTGCAACAG gTGTGTGCTGAAGATGGACCACCACTGCC CCTGGCTCAACAACTGTGTTGGGCACTACAACCACCGCTActtcttctccttctgcctCTTCATGACCATGGGCTGCATCTACTGCAGCATCAGTGGCTGGGACATGTTCCGGGATGCATATGCAGCTATTGAG ACGTATTACCAGACCCCACCACCCACCTTCTCCTTCCGCCAGCGAGCTTTCCACAAAAGTGTGGTCTACCTCTGGGTCCTGTGCAG CTCAGTAGCATTGGCCCTGGGTGCCCTCACAGTGTGGCATGCTGCCCTCATCACCCGTGGGGAAACCAGCATTGAGAGGCACATCAATAAGAAGGAGAGGCAGCGCCTGCAGAAGAAAGGCAAG GTGTTCAGAAACCCCTACAGTTACGGCAGCTGGGATAACTGGAAGGTGTTTCTGGGAGTGGACGTGCCAAG GCACTGGCTCACCCGTGTCCTGCTGCCCTCTCCTCACTTGCCCCATGGAACAGgcctgagctgggagctgcctccCTGCATGACCAAGCAGCGCACACCACTCCTGGCCATCTGA